ATCTTCGCTTTTCGTAATTGTGTCGTGAAACACGCCGCCAAGCACAATGGTTTCCCCATCTTTGGCAAAAACCTGAGTATTAATTTCTTGCTTATCAATAGAAACCACCTCATTTTGTCCATAAGAAACACGAGAACCTGGTGAGTTTTGGCTCACTAATAAATCAAGTAAAATATTGTTATCTTTAGAAATATGTGGTGTGACTTCCAAACCAAGCACCGCCTCGCGAAATTCCACAGATTGCGTATCGTTACGAGTATTGCTCACAATATAAGGAATTTCTGTCCCCTGTTTAATGCTTGCACTTTTCTTATTTGTGGTTAGTAAGCGAGGGCTTGCGATAATTTCTACATTATTTTCACGCTCTAACGCACTCAATTCTAAATCGAGCAATCGCCCATTAATTTTGGCGACTTGTAATGCTATCGAGCCAGCAGGTGTTGTCGTTGTCGCAAAATTTACATTAAGATTATCCGCAATATTTTCAAAGCTATTGCCTGCAAGACTGCCCGCAACTCGTCTTGCATTTTCCGTTGGATTAAAAATCCCCCACCGAACGCCAAGTTCTTTCAAACTCTCATCTGTTATCGTCACAATACGCGCTTCAATAGCAATCTGCTCAATAGGTTTATCCATTTCAGAAATTAGTTTTTTGATATTTTGCACAGAATGAGGTTCATCTTGAATCACGAGCAAATTACTACGATCATCAAAGGTAATGCTCCCAGCTGATGAAAGCAAAGAGCCACTTCCTGTCGTTAAGGACTTCATTAATTCAGAGGCTTTAGCAAAATGGAGTTTTACTGTATGGCTCTCTAAGTGCGGTTCATTTGTAGTAAGATTTCCTGCAACTTGCCATTTGCCTGATTGCCCTCCATTCAGATAGTAAATACCCTCATCTTTATTCAAAGTAAGCTTCTTACTTTTAGCGATTATTTGTAGTAAACGTGGCATATCAATATTATCTAATCTCAATGAAATATTACTTTCTAATGCTTCATCTATCACTAAATTCACATCTTGTTGAAAAGCCAACTGCTCTAATGTTTGAGCTAAAGGTGCTTGCGATAAACGAATAAAAAAACGTTCGTTATCAGTTTTGGGATTAGCAAAAACAATTAAGGGTAAACAAAAACAGACTAAAAAATAACCGCACTTTAAAAAATATTTCTTCATAATCTTCCTTTAAAAACTTAATTTTTTCCATTCACTACTATCACATTGCTCTCCGAGCTTGCGCATAAATTGAACATTGTTTTGGTCGATTTTTTCTACAATATAGCCCTCTTGAGCCACATCAACACCCTCTAAAACACTGTAAATTTGCAAATTCTGATCCAGCAATAACGCAAACGCTTTATCTTTAGAAATCACTACGCCCACCAATTTTAAAGCATTCAAGGGAATTTCAGCCGCTTGGCGATTTTCATCCGCTCCGCATAGATTATTAGGTACATCTGAGGAAATTATTTCTGTCTGTTCCATTACTGTTTGTGCGTTATCAAACTGAGAACGGTTACGTTGTGTTTTATCGAAAGGATCCTGCCCCCAACTGCAATTTATAAAAAGCAATGCAGTTAGGAAAAACCAATACTTCATTTTGTCTCCTTCTCTAGCTGAAAAATAATCTCGGTTTGCAATGGGCTGTCTTCGGGTTTCATAAATTGCAGCCGACTTACTGAAAGCTGTGACGTACTAGCTAAAAGTGCGGTTAAAAATGTCTTCGTTTTTTCAAAATGCCCAATAAGCTGTAAATGCAAAATGGGCTGTTGCCCCATTTCCCAACGTAAATGCTGAGATAATCCGTTACGCACAGCTAAACGTTGAATTTGTTTATTCAAAGGAATAATTTGTGCAGCCAGTTCTGGAGAAAGTTTTCGACTTTCCGACTGCTGCTGTAAAGAAGTTAAAATTTTCTGTTGATGTAGAAATTCCGAACTTTTCTTTGCTAATTCATATTCAGTTTCAGCAAAATGCTCACTAGCCTCGATATAATCTAAAACAGGGCGAAAAATCACCGCACTTAATAACAACAAAAAGGTTAAACTCTGTATATAAACAGGCTGACTTAGCCATTTGCCAAAAGGAGTAAAAGGATCGTTAAAAAAGGTTTTCACTTATCTTCTCCAACTTGTTCCACATCAAAGAGAAAATACAATGACTGTTGTTCAGGTTGAAACTGGCTTAATTTCACATTGGGAAAATGTTTCTTTAAAAATTGATGAATCAGTTCAAATTCTCTTTGATCTTGTGCGAGACCTTCCAAACTTAAGTTATGAGCATCTTGTTTAAATTTATTCAGTTCTCCTTGCTGAAAAGGTAATTCACTTAGCAGCTGTAAACTCTTTTTTACTTGCTCTTTAGGAATAGATGTCAAAATTTCGCCAACCTGCACTGCACTACGCAACTGTTCAATTTTCTTGGCGGTTTTATAAAGTTGCTGATTAAGTTGTTCAAAAGATGTTTGTTGCGCCTGCAAATGTTGTTTCTGTTGTTCAATTAAATTACTAAAAGCCAAAGTTAAATTAATAGCAAGCAAGATAAATAAAGCGATATAAAAAGCTAAACGACGTAAACGGTTTTGATGTTGATAAGTACGCCAAGGCAATAAATTCATCGACATTTAGTTACCTACTTTTTGTTGATATAAATCTTTTTGCCATAGCGCGTTGCCCAGTGCAATAAAAGGGAGTTCTGTTTCTACTCGCTGCCAGTGTTCTGGTAATGGCGTATGACTTGAGGGAATTTGATACACAAAAACTTGTTCAAGTTGCCCTTCAAAACGTTCGGTAAATTGTTCATAAAGTGCGGTCAAATTTTCGTGAGATTGTAAAATTTGCGATTGCTGCGATCTTTCACAAATCGCCAAACAATAGTCATCTTCTTGAAATAAAAATAAGGTATTTTCTGACCGCACTTGTTCATTCAACAAATACTGAAATGCACGCAAAATAGCATTTGACGCAACATCCAATACATTAATTTTAAATGGCTGAAAATCTTGCAAATAAGTTTGAGCAGTACTTTTACGAATTGCAGTAACGTCTAATCGAAAACCTTGCTTTAACGAGGTAGAACGATAATCAAACCATAATTCATCTAAAGAAATAGGCAGCTCTTTTTCAAGCACAAATTTACATTGTTGATGACATTCTTGCGCATTTAACACTTGTGGCAACATTAATACTTTCGACCAAGTTAAGTGAGCGGGAATGCTTGCCACAAACTGTAAAGGAAAGGTTTTCCCTTGATATTGTGTTTTTAGCTGTTGTAAAAAACGATTTTTAAAATCACGATCATTAACAAAAATTTGATAACTTTGTGGCTGTTCAAGATCATCAAACCACACAAAATCAAAATAACCCTGCTTACGATGAATGCCGATTTGTAAAGTGAGGTAATTTTTCAGGGAGAATTGCATATTCTTTCCTATTCTTTAAAGGCTGAATCTTTTATACTTAACAACTAAATCATAGGTCTCTTGACAAGAATATTCATTAACCAAGCGAGAATTTTACGATGCGGATCGCAAAATTAATATTAAGCACCCTATTAACTTTATGTATTTTAGGTTTAGTGGCTGGTGGAATGCTGTATTTCTACCTAAAATCGGAATTGCCCTCAGTAGAAACATTAAAAACCGTTGAATTACAACAACCAATGCAGATTTATACGGCTGACGGTAAATTAATTGGCGAAGTGGGCGAGCAACGCCGTATTCCAGTGAAATTAGCTGATGTACCGCAACGCTTAATTGACGCATTTTTAGCAACGGAAGACAATCGTTTTTACGATCATCACGGATTAGACCCTATCGGCATTGCCCGTGCATTATTTGTCGCAGTGAGTAATGGCGGTGCATCACAAGGTGCAAGTACGATTACTCAACAATTAGCGCGTAACTTTTTCTTAACCCCAGAAAAAACTATTATTCGTAAAGCTCGTGAAGCGGTGCTTGCGGTAGAAATTGAAAATACCCTCAACAAACAAGAAATCTTAGAGCTTTATTTAAACAAAATCTTTTTAGGCTATCGTTCTTATGGTGTTGCAGCAGCGGCACAAACCTATTTCGGTAAAGCATTGAATGAATTGACCTTATCTGAAATGGCGATTATTGCTGGTTTACCTAAAGCACCTTCAACAATGAATCCGCTTTATTCGCTAAAACGTTCAGAAGAACGTCGCAATGTGGTGCTAAGCCGTATGTTAGATGAAAAATACATCAGCAAAGAAGAATATGATGCTGCATTGAAAGAGCCGATTGTGGCGAGTTATCACGGCGCAAAATTTGAATTTCGTGCTGATTATGTCACTGAAATGGTGCGTCAAGAAATGGTTCGCCGTTTTGGAGAAGAAAATGCCTACACCAGTGGTTATAAAGTATTTACCACTGTACTTTCAAAAGACCAAGATGAAGCACAAAAAGCTGTGCGTAATAACTTGATTGATTATGATATGCGTCACGGTTATCGCGGTGGTGCACCATTATGGCAAAAAAATGAAGCCGCTTGGGACAATGATCGCATTGTCGGTTTTCTACGCAAATTGCCAGATTCAGAGCCATTTATTCCTGCGGCAGTGATTGGAATTGCAAAAGGCGGTGCTGATATATTGCTTGCCTCTGGAGAAAAAATGACCTTATCAACCAATGCAATGCGTTGGACAGGCAGAAGCAATCCTGTGAAAGTCGGCGAGCAAATTTGGATTCGTCAGCGTGCTAATGGGGAATGGCAATTAGGACAAATTCCCGCAGCAAATTCAGCATTGGTTTCTCTTAATTCAGATAATGGCGCGATTGAAGCAGTGGTGGGCGGATTTAGTTATGAACAAAGTAAATTCAATCGAGCCACACAGTCTTTAGTTCAAGTGGGTTCTTCTATTAAACCATTTATTTACGCGGCAGCATTAGAAAAAGGCTTAACGCTTTCTAGTGTATTACAAGACAGCCCGATTTCTATTCAAAAACCGGGACAAAAAATGTGGCAACCGAAAAACTCGCCTGATCGTTATGATGGTCCAATGCGTTTACGCGTAGGATTAGGTCAATCCAAAAATATGATTGCTATTCGTGCGATCCAAACGGCAGGTATTGATTTCACAGCAGAATTTTTACAACGTTTTGGTTTTAAACGTGATCAATATTTTGCAAGTGAAGCCTTAGCACTTGGTGCTGCCTCTTTCACACCATTAGAAATGGCGCGAGCTTATGCCGTGTTTGATAATGGTGGCTTCCTCATTGAACCTTATATCATTGAAAAAATTCAAGATAATACAGGAAAAGAATTATTTGTCGCAAACCCTAAAATTGCTTGCATTGAATGTAATGATATACCTGTGATTTATGGCGAAACTAAAGACAAAATCAACGGCTTTGCCAATATTCCTTTAGGCGAGAGTGCCTTAAAACCAACAGATGACAGCACCAATGGCGAAGAATTAGATCAACAACCTGAAACTGTGCCTGAATTGCCAGAATTACAATCAAATATGACCGCACTTAAAGAAGATGCGATTGATTTAATGGCTGCAGCAAAAAATGCTTCGTCGAAAATAGAATATGCACCACGAGTCATTAGTGGCGAACTTGCTTTTCTCATTCGTAGTGCCTTAAATACGGCAATTTATGGCGAACAAGGTTTAGACTGGAAAGGCACAAGTTGGCGTATTGCACAAAGCATTAAACGTAGCGATATAGGCGGTAAAACAGGTACCACCAACAGTTCAAAAGTGGCTTGGTATGCGGGATTTGGTGCAAACTTAGTCACTACAACTTATGTTGGATTTGATGACAACAAACGTGTACTTGGGCGTGGAGAAGCGGGTGCAAAAACAGCAATGCCTGCTTGGATCACTTATATGAAAACGGCTTTAAGTGATAAGCCAGAACGTAAATTGACACTGCCGCCAAGAATTGTGGAAAAAAGCATTGATACTTTGACAGGTTTGCTTTCTCCAAACGGTGGACGCAAAGAATACTTTATTGTAGGTACTGAACCGACACGTACCTATCTTTCGGAAATGCAAGAGCGTGGTTATTACGTTCCTACAGAGTTACAGCAACGCTTGAATAATGAAGGCAATACACCAGCGACGCAACCACAAGAACTCTTCTAAAAATGACCGCACTTTAGTGTGTAATAGGGCGAGTCTATTGGCTCGCCTTCGTTATTAAACAAATAAGGAATATATTATGCTGAGTTATCGTCACTCATTTCACGCAGGCAATCACGCCGATGTCTTAAAACATATCGTCTTAATGCTTATTTTGGAAAATCTTAAACTCAAAGAAAAAGGCTTTTTTTACTTAGATACGCACTCTGGCGTGGGGCGTTATCGTTTATCCTCAAACGAATCAGAAAAAACGGGGGAATATAAAGAAGGTATTGGACGCTTGTGGGATCAAACAAACTTACCCGAAGATGTTGCACGTTATGTAAAAATGATCAAAAAACTCAATTATGGTGGCAAAGAACTACGTTATTACGCGGGTTCTCCATTAATTGCCACTGAATTGTTGCGCCCACAAGATCGCGCACTATTGACCGAGCTTCATCCTAGCGATTATCCAATCCTTCGCAATAATTTTAGCGACGACAAAAATGTCACCGTAAAATGTGACAATGGCTTTCAACAAGTCAAAGCAACACTACCACCAAAAGAACGCCGTGGCTTAGTGCTAATTGATCCGCCTTATGAATTAAAAGAAGATTATGATCTTGTTGTCAAAGCCATTGAAGAAGGCTATAAGCGTTTTGCCACTGGCACTTATGCGATTTGGTATCCCGTTGTATTACGCCAACAAACTAAACGTATTTTTAAGGGCTTAGAAGCAACGGGGATTAGAAAAATTCTAAAAATTGAACTCGCCATTCGCCCTGATAGCGATCAACGAGGAATGACGGCAAGCGGTATGGTAGTAATTAATCCACCTTGGACATTAGAAACTCAAATGAAAGAAATTTTGCCTTATCTCACAAAAACATTAGTTCCAGAAGGCACAGGAAGCTGGACTGTCGAATGGATTACACCAGAATAATTCTCCATTCTAAACACCACTAAATTTCACCGCTAAAAGTGCGGTAAGATTTTCTAAGATTTTAAATAAATCCTACAGTTCCCAAAAGCCCATTTTTTCGCTAGAATGCACGCAATTTTTGACTTAATAAAGGATAACATTATGTTTGGAAAAGGCGGTTTAGGCGGCTTAATGAAACAAGCCCAACAAATGCAAGAAAAAATGCAAAAAATGCAGGAAGAAATCGCACAACTAGAAGTAACGGGTGAATCTGGTGCGGGTTTAGTGAAAATCACAATTAATGGTGCACATAACTGCCGTCGCATTGACATTGATCCATCTTTAATGGAAGACGATAAAGAAATGTTAGAAGATTTAATCGCGGCTGCTTTTAATGATGCGGTGCGTCGTGCAGAAGAATTACAAAAAGAAAAAATGGCATCGGTTACCGCTGGAATGCCATTACCTCCAGGAATGAAGTTTCCGTTTTAATCAAACACTTGTCTTCCCCTGCTTGCGGGGGAAGGTGTCGCAAAGCGACGGAAGGGGGTTCCCCCCAAGCCTTCGGTAGCTTCCTCCGTAAATAGAGGGAGCGAAAAGTAGCCTTATATTTCATCTCAAATTATGCAAAGCAGTCCACTTTTAGAACACCTTATTGAAAACTTACGTTGTCTTCCTGGCGTAGGGCCTAAATCGGCGCAACGTATGGCTTATCATCTTTTACAACGTAATCGTAGCGGTGGAATGAATTTAGCTCGAGCTCTCACAGAAGCGATGTCTAGAATTGGCCATTGTTCACAATGTCGAGACTTTACGGAAGAAGACACCTGCAACATTTGCAATAATCCACGCCGTCAAAATTCAGGTTTGCTTTGTGTCGTTGAAATGCCAGCAGATATTCAAGCGATTGAGCAAACTGGACAATTTTCAGGACGTTATTTTGTTTTAATGGGACACTTGTCTCCACTTGATGGCATTGGTCCTCGTGAAATTGGCTTAGATTTACTGCAAAAACGTTTAGTAGAAGAATCTTTCCACGAAGTGATTCTTGCAACAAATCCAACTGTGGAAGGCGATGCAACAGCAAACTACATCGCTGAAATGTGCCGCCAACATAATATCAAAGTGAGTCGTATCGCTCACGGTATCCCTGTGGGTGGGGACCTAGAAACTGTAGACGGCACAACGCTTACCCACTCATTTCTAGGTCGTCGTCAAATCGACTAATCTTCTCATACCATTATGCGTTTATTTATCGCCGAAAAACCAAGCCTAGCTCGCGCTATTGCAGATGTGCTACCTAAACCCCATCAACGTGGGGACGGTTTTATTAAATGTGGCGATAATGATGTGGTAACTTGGTGTGTAGGGCATTTGCTCGAGCAAGCAGAACCCGATGCCTATGATCCTAAATTCAAACAATGGCGTTTAGAACATCTCCCTATTATTCCTGAAAAATGGCAACTTTTACCGCGAAAAGAAGTAAAAAAACAGCTTTCTGTGGTGGAAAAACTGATCCATCAAGCGGATACACTTGTTAATGCAGGAGACCCAGATAGAGAAGGACAATTACTTGTAGATGAAGTGTTCAGTTATGCCAATTTAGCTGCTGAAAAACGCGACAAAATTTTACGCTGCTTGATTAGCGACCTAAATCCAAGTGCGGTAGAAAAAGCAGTAAAAAAATTACAACCTAACCGTAACTTTATTCCTCTTGCCACATCCGCACTCGCACGAGCCCGCGCCGATTGGCTTTATGGCATTAATATGACCAGAGCCTATACCATTCGTGGCAGACAAACTGGCTATGATGGCGTGCTTTCGGTTGGTCGAGTGCAAACCCCTGTGCTGGGTTTAATTGTACGTCGAGATTTGGAAATTGAACATTTCCAGCCCAAAGACTTTTTTGAAGTACTAGCTTGGATTAATCCAGAGAGTAAAGAAGAAAAAACTCGGGAGAAATCAACCGCACTTTTCAGTGCCTTATGGCAACCCAGCAAAGCTTGTGAAGATTACCAAGATGATGATGGCAGAGTACTTTCTAAAGGCTTAGCT
The Haemophilus influenzae DNA segment above includes these coding regions:
- the pilQ gene encoding type IV pilus secretin PilQ, whose translation is MKKYFLKCGYFLVCFCLPLIVFANPKTDNERFFIRLSQAPLAQTLEQLAFQQDVNLVIDEALESNISLRLDNIDMPRLLQIIAKSKKLTLNKDEGIYYLNGGQSGKWQVAGNLTTNEPHLESHTVKLHFAKASELMKSLTTGSGSLLSSAGSITFDDRSNLLVIQDEPHSVQNIKKLISEMDKPIEQIAIEARIVTITDESLKELGVRWGIFNPTENARRVAGSLAGNSFENIADNLNVNFATTTTPAGSIALQVAKINGRLLDLELSALERENNVEIIASPRLLTTNKKSASIKQGTEIPYIVSNTRNDTQSVEFREAVLGLEVTPHISKDNNILLDLLVSQNSPGSRVSYGQNEVVSIDKQEINTQVFAKDGETIVLGGVFHDTITKSEDKVPLLGDIPVIKRLFSKESERHQKRELVIFVTPHILKAGETLEALKQKSAGKKLQ
- a CDS encoding pilus assembly protein PilP, whose amino-acid sequence is MKYWFFLTALLFINCSWGQDPFDKTQRNRSQFDNAQTVMEQTEIISSDVPNNLCGADENRQAAEIPLNALKLVGVVISKDKAFALLLDQNLQIYSVLEGVDVAQEGYIVEKIDQNNVQFMRKLGEQCDSSEWKKLSF
- a CDS encoding competence protein C, whose amino-acid sequence is MKTFFNDPFTPFGKWLSQPVYIQSLTFLLLLSAVIFRPVLDYIEASEHFAETEYELAKKSSEFLHQQKILTSLQQQSESRKLSPELAAQIIPLNKQIQRLAVRNGLSQHLRWEMGQQPILHLQLIGHFEKTKTFLTALLASTSQLSVSRLQFMKPEDSPLQTEIIFQLEKETK
- a CDS encoding competence protein B, giving the protein MSMNLLPWRTYQHQNRLRRLAFYIALFILLAINLTLAFSNLIEQQKQHLQAQQTSFEQLNQQLYKTAKKIEQLRSAVQVGEILTSIPKEQVKKSLQLLSELPFQQGELNKFKQDAHNLSLEGLAQDQREFELIHQFLKKHFPNVKLSQFQPEQQSLYFLFDVEQVGEDK
- a CDS encoding pilus assembly protein PilM, which translates into the protein MQFSLKNYLTLQIGIHRKQGYFDFVWFDDLEQPQSYQIFVNDRDFKNRFLQQLKTQYQGKTFPLQFVASIPAHLTWSKVLMLPQVLNAQECHQQCKFVLEKELPISLDELWFDYRSTSLKQGFRLDVTAIRKSTAQTYLQDFQPFKINVLDVASNAILRAFQYLLNEQVRSENTLFLFQEDDYCLAICERSQQSQILQSHENLTALYEQFTERFEGQLEQVFVYQIPSSHTPLPEHWQRVETELPFIALGNALWQKDLYQQKVGN
- a CDS encoding penicillin-binding protein 1A, coding for MRIAKLILSTLLTLCILGLVAGGMLYFYLKSELPSVETLKTVELQQPMQIYTADGKLIGEVGEQRRIPVKLADVPQRLIDAFLATEDNRFYDHHGLDPIGIARALFVAVSNGGASQGASTITQQLARNFFLTPEKTIIRKAREAVLAVEIENTLNKQEILELYLNKIFLGYRSYGVAAAAQTYFGKALNELTLSEMAIIAGLPKAPSTMNPLYSLKRSEERRNVVLSRMLDEKYISKEEYDAALKEPIVASYHGAKFEFRADYVTEMVRQEMVRRFGEENAYTSGYKVFTTVLSKDQDEAQKAVRNNLIDYDMRHGYRGGAPLWQKNEAAWDNDRIVGFLRKLPDSEPFIPAAVIGIAKGGADILLASGEKMTLSTNAMRWTGRSNPVKVGEQIWIRQRANGEWQLGQIPAANSALVSLNSDNGAIEAVVGGFSYEQSKFNRATQSLVQVGSSIKPFIYAAALEKGLTLSSVLQDSPISIQKPGQKMWQPKNSPDRYDGPMRLRVGLGQSKNMIAIRAIQTAGIDFTAEFLQRFGFKRDQYFASEALALGAASFTPLEMARAYAVFDNGGFLIEPYIIEKIQDNTGKELFVANPKIACIECNDIPVIYGETKDKINGFANIPLGESALKPTDDSTNGEELDQQPETVPELPELQSNMTALKEDAIDLMAAAKNASSKIEYAPRVISGELAFLIRSALNTAIYGEQGLDWKGTSWRIAQSIKRSDIGGKTGTTNSSKVAWYAGFGANLVTTTYVGFDDNKRVLGRGEAGAKTAMPAWITYMKTALSDKPERKLTLPPRIVEKSIDTLTGLLSPNGGRKEYFIVGTEPTRTYLSEMQERGYYVPTELQQRLNNEGNTPATQPQELF
- a CDS encoding 23S rRNA (adenine(2030)-N(6))-methyltransferase RlmJ; its protein translation is MLSYRHSFHAGNHADVLKHIVLMLILENLKLKEKGFFYLDTHSGVGRYRLSSNESEKTGEYKEGIGRLWDQTNLPEDVARYVKMIKKLNYGGKELRYYAGSPLIATELLRPQDRALLTELHPSDYPILRNNFSDDKNVTVKCDNGFQQVKATLPPKERRGLVLIDPPYELKEDYDLVVKAIEEGYKRFATGTYAIWYPVVLRQQTKRIFKGLEATGIRKILKIELAIRPDSDQRGMTASGMVVINPPWTLETQMKEILPYLTKTLVPEGTGSWTVEWITPE
- a CDS encoding YbaB/EbfC family nucleoid-associated protein → MFGKGGLGGLMKQAQQMQEKMQKMQEEIAQLEVTGESGAGLVKITINGAHNCRRIDIDPSLMEDDKEMLEDLIAAAFNDAVRRAEELQKEKMASVTAGMPLPPGMKFPF
- the recR gene encoding recombination mediator RecR, translating into MQSSPLLEHLIENLRCLPGVGPKSAQRMAYHLLQRNRSGGMNLARALTEAMSRIGHCSQCRDFTEEDTCNICNNPRRQNSGLLCVVEMPADIQAIEQTGQFSGRYFVLMGHLSPLDGIGPREIGLDLLQKRLVEESFHEVILATNPTVEGDATANYIAEMCRQHNIKVSRIAHGIPVGGDLETVDGTTLTHSFLGRRQID